Genomic DNA from Epinephelus moara isolate mb chromosome 24, YSFRI_EMoa_1.0, whole genome shotgun sequence:
GAAAACTAATCTAAACAGTGAGTGAATGGactcattcatgttttttcagcactgtatcTGTgacttttgtagcttcctcttggatgcttGCAGCCTACGTTGTGGcactggtcactacctttttataaaaagTCCTGACCTTACCTGCACACTGTGCCTAGGATCATCCCCAACTCAGCAAAAGAAAGATGAAGATAAGGAAATAAAGGCAGAGGGCAGATAAATACATCACCACACATTTGTAGTGGGTCATAAGCAAGGATTTAGAGGAATTACTTTTGTATAAATCAtgtttaggaaaatcctgcatggtTTTTTGAAGGTGCCTTTGATTATGTTGAATCaaatcaatacatttatttgtcacacagATAATCATACACAGTACAATATGCAGTAAAATTCATTTTATGCCAGCTCCAGaaacaattaataaatcaaatattctCTATAAATACAATGGTTATCCAATTATCTGTATGTTTTGGAAGAGGCAGAAAAGGAACAGATTTGGTCCAAGCTCCTGAACTTTTTAAGCGCAGCCAAACTAAAAGATAGCTAATGGCAATGGCATGGCAAACACTGTTTGAATGTCTGAAACATAGACCtttgtttttccactttaaTGTGAGTACATTGTAAGAGTCCAAAGCCATGCCATTGGCTCTGTGAAGCAGTACCTGGGCACAGCGGTGCTTTGAGGTAAATGACAAGACAGCTGGACAGTTATTATTTTTCCCAGGTTCGCCATCTGAGTTAAGCATGCCAGCAtactaacatttgctaattagcacttaacagaaagtacagctgaggctgatgggattGCTTTGCAGGTGTTTGGTGATACAATGTAATCCAAAATATCAGAGAAATTAAGAaactgacctgatgatggtgtaACATAAaaggtcaggggatcaccacCAGGTCAGTGAACGTCATCCTCTGGGCACAGTGACTGTATGTATCAAATTTCTTGGTAATCTATCTGGTAGTCATttagatatttcagtttggactAGGCTTGGGTGTTATAAAGGGATTGCGGCAGGATATTTAGCAATTTTGAGGGTAATATATTTAATACTATCAAAAGTACAGATGCTTTTCTGTGTATTAAACTGAtacggagatgctgtattgaggtaACGCATTGTAATGTACAGCTCACACCACCAGGGGGCAGTCTTTATTAGTGAAATAgactgagctgagaaagatggcagctgcaagtggtggggataacgttacaggactagtaaaaaattaaaatgcctAATAGATCTCCTCGCTGATCAATTAAATATGACTAGATATGGAATCATGAAAACATTACCACATATAACTTTTTTTCAACTTCAAAAACAGACTATTAGCCAAATGATTTTATTCAAGTGCCACCACCACCTGCACATCGTCTCCATTCAGGCGACTGATCTGTCTGTATCCGCCACAGCAATGAGCATCATTGAGTCTTCCAGCAAGAATCTGTGGAAGAAGGGCGCTTATAGCCTTCATAGTCATTATTCTATGGGCCATGAGTATCAAAACCCAGCAGGACTTATCTAAGTAGGCTAATTGCATGGCATTGTGGGCTAGACAGTGCCATACATACTACAATTACATCAATCACCAGCAGCTCAGCTTTTATGGTTTTTCTGTACTGTCATATAACATATATCCTAGTGAAATGTCAGAAAGGTATGAAAAGCctagtctggaccaaagtggtggacagacagacagacagacagacagacaggctgatATGCTTCTATCATGGCTAAAGAATAATATGTTTTAAGATATCATGGCAGCAGGCTAATTGTTGAAGCCAGGCTTCAAAGAGCACTGGAAAGTATTTCACCAGAAAAATACCAAAACCTGGCAAACAAAGAAGAACTCCCCGTTTCTGAGGCAGCTATGGATTCAGACGTGCACATATTGTTTTGATTATGCAGGGCTTTGTGATGCATTGGGTTGAGATCAAATGTATAGTCTTCCATAAATATCATAACGCTAACAGCTTTTGACACATTCTGCTCATCTTTCTCTTGATGGCTACCACATGTGTGAGGTCTTGGTGGAAAGACTTGCCATACTTCCATTTTAAATAAAGCTGCTTGGCTTATGGGCTCAGAACACTTGGCCTCTGGTTTAGTAAAATGGTACTCTGTGTCTATTTTTTGCTCATTTATATACTCTGTTTCGAGTTTGTCACAGTCAGTATTATTGAGCCTAATGAAACTCACAGTGAAGTAATCACCAGTGCCTATGTAATGGATTAGCTGTAGTCTATGAAAAGCCTTGACTCTGTTTTTTGATCTTTGGGGTGTGAAAATGTATAATAGTAAAGTTATACCACAGTGATATTTTTAGTACTCTTCATATCCAAAAGTGAAAGAAATTGGAAGGAAACCAAGGTAGTCTTCAAAGATGAATCAGGATTGAATAAAATACTCTGATCATCATGTCAACATGGTTTCAAAGCTTTATTCGAATGATATAATCAAGTGTAGGCAGAGATGGTCATTCAGAGGCTTTAGACAGGTGAACCTCCCCCCTGTCCAGCACTGCCCCGCAGCAATTCTTCAAAGTATCGATGCTCATCACTGCTTACTTTCTCTGTCTTCCCATAGTTTCGTGCTCTGGCGCCAATGTACTACAGAGGGTCAGCGGCGGCCATCATTGTGTATGACATCACAAAAGAGGTATTATTAACTTTTTCTCCTCAACTACTAATCCATAAAGTGCTTATGGAGCAGtttcacgtttttgtttttgttttttcatgtcatttctAAATTTAGAATGTGCATgtacattaaaggaatagttcaacattttcagaaatgctCTTATTCATTTTCTTGCCGAGCGTTGGATAGAGGCGTATCAATGTGTAACCTCCAcagatatggtcacttctggctccaaataaaaaacaagatggcgacagctaAAATGGCAGACACGAGGCTTTAAAACAGTGGTCCACAAACCAGTAGGTGACATCTAGCTACGTCCACTTCTTTTACACACTTTATGGGCGGGAGCAGCTGGCAGGCAACCAGTAGAGACACCAGGAAGTTACTGAACCCCTGTGAACATTTACGTTtttaaataaagcagatataGAGTGTtcattagtgagctttagaagGTGTAGGGGAatttgttacctttggttcGAGTTAAGCTAGGTGTTTCCCACTGTTTCCATtaattatgctaagctaagctaactggctgctagcAGGAATGTGTCCATAGCCTGGTTTCCATCAGTCAGTCTGGTTCAATTCACAATGGCTACTTTTGCGTTTCCATTGTcagaagttgtggatggtaccaatagaaccgttcgtcacccctctgttggggttcCTAGCACACTGATCAGATAccaaaaggtggagctagaaacactgcagcctgCTGATTAGTCAAGAGAGAGCGGTCACTCTCGCTCTACAAAGActcaatgcacaaacccgctgtttttaaatattccaTTGATTGAAACAGCAATTGTAAACAGTCtagcctgttctgttttgtcctgAAAATGCTGGTGAGCAACCTCATTCTGTGGATGATTAGTGAggtgcagatgttcctctgcATTGTCGGTAAAGCAAGAGCTGGACGGAGAAGTGATGCAGCTGTTGCTACCCGGTAACAACCCCGTCTatatttaagagtactgtttgcagtcgAAACACTAAACAGATCTAGGGTTTGGGTACATGTCTATACGGGTTAGGTATCGGTTTTAAGGGTactataccaaaagtgtttggagGAAACTTACCTTCCCAGTTTCCTGTGCTCCCTAGTTTAATATTCTATTAACAAACATGAACTCTTCTGTTTGGGTCAAATTTGACCAGCTTCACATAAAAATGTGGAGCTGCGTAACATAGGAGCCTGGGAACATAGAAATGACCCAGCTGCTGGCTCCACCTTACCATAAAGACATGAGTGGTATCTATCTTCTaatctaactctctgcaagaacatatttccaaaatgttgacCTAGTCCTTTAAACCTTCCTGAGAGATGTTTGTCTGCTTATCGGTTCAGTCAGTATACCATGTTGTGTGTCATCAGGAATCCTTCCAAACACTGAAGAACTGGGTGAAGGAGCTACGACAGCACGGTCCTCCCAATATAGTGGTCGCCATCGCTGGAAACAAATGTGACCTGTCAGACGCCAGGTACACCTGAATTACAGATGGTACTTAATATGTCATGAACAATGCTGGTGTGCAGTGTAAGGACGCCTTCTCATTTACAGTTTGAGAGTGGTGATGGGATTTCAAATGGCTGGCTCAGATGGAAAAAATTCTTGTAAGGAAATGTTATGACCTTTTTAGCATCGGAATAATATGTGATGTTTGGCTCAGAAATATCACTGGAATTTACTGTGTGTGGAGCTGAAGTGCATTCTGCCCTGCGAGGAGGAATATTGTCTCTCATACTGATTATTATTCTGTGTAAGTCGTCCTTTGTGGAAAATAAGGTGATCAGACTCCAGTGGGAAAGTCATGGTCATGTATAGTGGACCAAATAATCTTTCATATTTGAATCTTGAGAAGAATTAAAAAATCTCCCAGATTAAGATGCATGTATGCTGTTGGTAATATCATCCATAAATTGGGGAGTCTTCCACATAATAGCTGTCAAAGTAAAATTTGATGGTAGGGCATGAAATCGGAGAATCTGTTTGCATATTGCAACATAGCAATTTTGAAATACCTCTTGTATTTACAGGGAGGTGTCAGACAAGGATGCCAAGGACTACGCTGACTCCATCCATGCCATCTTCGTAGAAACCAGCGCCAAGAATGCCATTAACATCAACGAGGTGTTTATAGAGATAAGTGAGTGTGTTTCTTGAGCACTTGGTGCCATTGTGCATCCCCAGGTTCCCATTGAGCTGTGACAAATTAAGCATTGTGCAGCATTAAGATATTTATCTCGTCTCCCTTTGTGTTTCAAAGCAGGTACATTATGTTTTGTGCCTATCAGAGATGCACTTTctaaacatttcaaaagtgtAATCATTCTCTCCGTGTTTGTATCAGACAGCGATGAGCCAGTTCAGAATAAGCAGTAGATAATGCCAAAGCAGAATCCACTTAATCATGACATCCTGACACttaattttgaaaacacacatttgcagaGACAAGGGGTTGTGGGAGCAGCTGATTCAGCTCTGAGAGGCAACTGATAAGATAGAGAAAAGACATACTCAATAGTTATGTCCATATTCTACACGACATGTAAATGCTAAGCAGGTTTTGAGTATGTAGTGTATTCATACAGGTGAAGAGCAATTAAGCATACATATTACTttttgcatacatacatacagtgcaggacacacactTGAGGGAGAAATTGCTGCTAATAGGCTATTGATTTTATATCAGATGGAATGCCTATTTGTGGTGGTGTTGGATGTTAACTTGCTTTAAATTGCATGGGACTTTATGAAATAGCTAATTCCAATGACACTTGACCTATTCGATCTAATAGATATAAGAAATTCATGATAATGGGCTAGTGTTTTAGTTAAAATCGCATTTTAAGAAGAGtagaagagagaaacagaccCATTGTCCCTGAGTAGAGGCTAGCCAGCTTTCCATAGGCTATGTACCTGACAAATTTAATGTGCTTTTACTGGATTAAAGTTGTACTTGTTGTTGCTTCACACAACTTCGTGTAGGGTCTTCTCCTTCAGTATGAGGGTGTAAAACTCTTGGAGACAGCAACTGTGTCTGTACCAACTTTCTACCACGGAGCTTCAGAATGTTAAAAATGACAGCCGCACagattaatttgttttaaactgCTTAGCAGTAATGAGAATTAATGAAAATTTCAGGTAGGGCTGCCctcgactaagaattttcctagtcgaccaatagtcgtcatttagggtcATTATTCGACTAGTTGCCCGCATGTTTCATAAGTGAGTAGTGCCACCATTTTATTTATCAACaacatgctcaaaaaaatgtttttactttgcgTAGTGACCTTTTCTTGAGCCCACTTACTTTTGTAATTTtttccagtgtgaacacactaaATACTCACAACTTGCCTAGAATCAATGAGCTGTCGGAAACTTGAAACTCagttaaagtggaaacagacaactttctCCCCCCTAGTgtttccaagtggtattattgttggcGCTGCTGTCGCAAAGACAACCGGATTGCTTTccgttttcctcagagcctagcAACTACCAACAACACAGGGCAAACTACATGCtgttttccacagttacttcaGTTGTTCCACCGTCTACCATTTCCACGACTTGGGATAGCACCACAAAGGACTAAAATTGATACTCTTTGTAACTTGGGATAGCTACCGATAGCTACCAAGGAAAACAAAGTACTTTGCTGTTCCTGTTTTGATTGCCGTAAatcaagccttcattttcctggGAGTTCGCACCCAGTGGCAGATAGAATTGCACAGTGAAAGCAAGGCTGAAtgcagatggtgtcattattttatagccattacattgtgctGTCAACGTTTATTTCACAATGATAGGTGTAAGCAAAAAGacttgtctatttccactttaattgGCATGTAGTTCTACCATAAAAAGTGTGTATATTTAAAATAGATATATAAAATCAAAGTTGCACTCAAACGTAGAAGCTTACTCAAGGCTGAATGATGGAAAtctgtatacgtgtgtgtgtgtgtgtgtgtgtctcttcaaAGGTAAGCGTATCCCTGTTGCCGACGCAGCCGGAGGAACTTCAGGAAAAGCTTTCAAACTGGGACGTCAGGCCTCAGAGTCTCGCAGGACGTGCTGCTGATGATGCCGGTGACTGCCCCAACCTGACCTGTGACCTGACCTTTGCTTACCCTCTGTGCTCCCGGTCTGCTTCATCTTACAACCACCACACACCCTCAAACACTCAGCCG
This window encodes:
- the rab22a gene encoding ras-related protein Rab-22A, which encodes MALRELKVCLLGDTGVGKSSIVWRFVEDSFDPNINPTIGASFMTKTVQYQNELHKFLIWDTAGQERFRALAPMYYRGSAAAIIVYDITKEESFQTLKNWVKELRQHGPPNIVVAIAGNKCDLSDAREVSDKDAKDYADSIHAIFVETSAKNAININEVFIEISKRIPVADAAGGTSGKAFKLGRQASESRRTCC